The following proteins are co-located in the Lagenorhynchus albirostris chromosome 2, mLagAlb1.1, whole genome shotgun sequence genome:
- the HLX gene encoding H2.0-like homeobox protein, whose protein sequence is MFAAGLAPFYASNFSLWSAAYCSSAGPGGCSFPLDLAAVKKPSFCIADILHAGVGETGAAPEGLAGASAAALTAHLGSAHPHASFQAATRSPLRPTPVVAPSEVPAGFPPRLSPLSAAYHHHHPQQPPQQQQPQQQQPPPPPRAGSLQPPASGSRLVPNPHHSASAPAPSSKDLKFGIDRILSAEFDPKVKEGNTLRDLTSLLTGGRPAGMHLPALQPSTGQFFASLDPINEASAILSPLSSNPRNSVQHQFQDTFPGPYAVLTKDTMPQTYKRKRSWSRAVFSNLQRKGLEKRFEIQKYVTKPDRKQLAAMLGLTDAQVKVWFQNRRMKWRHSKEAQAQKDKDKEAGEKPSGGAPAGDGEPELSPSRSEGEAESESSDSESLDMAPSDTERTEGAERSLHQTTVIKASAAGALLAASSGGSGGSGGGGGFNFGVLSSGSTGGAGSSGGHSSGSGASELLPALQPALGSAPKSPEPAPAPLGGL, encoded by the exons ATGTTCGCCGCCGGGCTGGCTCCCTTCTACGCGTCCAACTTCAGCCTCTGGTCGGCCGCCTACTGTTCCTCCGCCGGCCCGGGCggctgctccttccccctggacCTCGCTGCCGTCAAGAAACCCTCCTTCTGCATCGCGGACATCCTGCACGCCGGCGTTGGGGAGACGGGGGCGGCTCCGGAGGGTCTGGCGGGGGCCTCGGCCGCTGCCCTCACCGCACACTTGGGATCGGCTCACCCGCACGCCTCTTTCCAAGCTGCCACCAGATCCCCGCTTCGACCCACCCCGGTGGTGGCGCCCTCCGAAGTCCCGGCTGGCTTCCCTCCGCGGCTGTCCCCGCTCTCAGCCgcctaccaccaccatcacccacaACAGCCACCGCAGCAGCAGCAaccgcagcagcagcagcctccgCCTCCACCCCGGGCTGGAAGCTTGCAGCCCCCAGCCTCCGGGTCGCGGCTGGTCCCGAATCCCCACCATAGCGCTTCCGCCCCGGCCCCCTCCAGTAAGGACCTCAAATTTGGAATTGACCGCATTTTGTCTGCAGAATTTGACCCAAAAGTCAAGGAAGGCAACACACTGAGAG ATCTCACATCGCTGCTAACCGGCGGGCGGCCCGCGGGGATGCACCTCCCCGCTCTGCAGCCCTCCACCGGCCAGTTCTTCGCGTCTCTAGATCCCATTAACGAGGCTTCTGCCATCCTGAGTCCCTTAAGCTCGAACCCGAGAAATTCAGTTCAGCATCAGTTTCAAGACACCTTTCCAG GTCCCTACGCTGTGCTCACGAAGGACACCATGCCGCAGACGTACAAGAGAAAGCGCTCGTGGTCACGGGCGGTCTTCTCCAACCTGCAGAGGAAAGGTCTGGAGAAAAGGTTTGAGATTCAGAAGTACGTGACCAAGCCAGACCGAAAGCAGCTGGCCGCGATGCTGGGTCTCACCGATGCTCAG GTGAAGGTGTGGTTCCAGAACCGGCGGATGAAGTGGCGACACTCCAAGGAGGCCCAGGCCCAGAAGGACAAAGACAAGGAGGCTGGCGAGAAACCGTCGGGCGGAGCCCCAGCTGGCGACGGCGAGCCGGAGCTGAGCCCCAGCCGCTCGGAGGGCGAGGCTGAGAGCGAGAGTAGCGACTCCGAGTCTCTGGACATGGCCCCCAGCGACACGGAGCGGACTGAAGGGGCCGAGCGGTCTCTGCACCAAACGACGGTCATCAAGGCCTCGGCCGCCGGCGCCCTCCTCGCCGCCAGCAGCGGAGGCAGTGGagggagcggcggcggcggcggtttTAACTTCGGCGTTCTCAGTAGCGGCAGCACCGGCGGCGCCGGGAGCTCCGGCGGCCACAGCAGCGGCAGCGGCGCCTCGGAGCTGCTTCCTGCGCTCCAGCCAGCCCTTGGCAGCGCCCCCAAAAGCCCCGAGCCCGCCCCGGCGCCGCTCGGCGGCCTCTAG